TGCAGACGCTTTGGTTCATCCTGATCGCGGTCTTGTGGATCGGCTACCTGGTCCTCGAAGGCTTCGACTACGGCGTCGCCATGCTGATCCCGTTCCTGGGCAAGAACGACAAGGAACGTCGGGTCATGGTCAACACCGTGGGTCCGGTCTGGGACGGTAACGAGGTCTGGCTGCTCACCGCTGGTGGCGCCACCTTCGCGGCCTTCCCGGCCTGGTACGCCACGCTGTTTTCCGGGCTCTACCTGCCGCTGTTCCTGGTGCTGGTCGGCCTGATCATCCGCGGCGTGTCCTTCGAGTACCGCAGCAAGCACCCGGACTCGCAGTGGCGTCGCACCTTCGACTGGATGGCGGCCACCGGCTCGTTCCTGGTCAGCCTGGTCTTCGGAGTCGGCTTCGCCAACTTCATCCTGGGCCTGCCGGTGGCAGCCGATGCCAAGCTGACCAGCCTGTTCGTCCTCGAGCCGCGGCCGTACTTCTGGCAGCTGTTCAGCCCGTTCGGTCTGCTCGGCGGCGTGGTGCTGGTGGTGCTCTTCCTGTTCCACGGAGCGCTCTACCTGTCCCTGAAGACCCGTGGCGAGCTTCACGACCGGGCCAAGGCCTTCGCGTCCAAGGCTGGCCTGGTGGCCATCGTCGGTGGCGCAGCCTTCCTGGTCTGGCAGCAGTTCGTCCACCCGACCGGCTGGTTGGGCTGGGTGCTGCTGGTGCTGGCCGCCCTCGGCCTGGTGTCGGCGTGGTGGTTCAACAACGCCGGACGCGACGGGATCGCCTTCGTCTCCACGGCGGCGACCATCCTGTTCGTGGCCGTCGGGATCTTCACGGCGATGTGGCCGGGGCTCGGCTTCCGGGATGCTGCTGGCGCAGCGCTCTCGCCGCTGAACGTGGCGACGGCATCGTCCACCAGTTACACCCTCACCCTGATGACGGTCGCTGCGGTGATCTTCGTCCCGATCGTCCTGGCTTACACCAGCTGGACGTACTGGGTGTTCCGGCGTCGACTCAGCATCGAGAACATTCCCGATGAGGTAGCGGCCACTGCCTGATGGCAGGACCAATCGACCCGCGCCTACTGCGCAGAGCCTCGGCGACCAGGGGATACC
The nucleotide sequence above comes from Propionicimonas paludicola. Encoded proteins:
- the cydB gene encoding cytochrome d ubiquinol oxidase subunit II; this translates as MVDVTVLQTLWFILIAVLWIGYLVLEGFDYGVAMLIPFLGKNDKERRVMVNTVGPVWDGNEVWLLTAGGATFAAFPAWYATLFSGLYLPLFLVLVGLIIRGVSFEYRSKHPDSQWRRTFDWMAATGSFLVSLVFGVGFANFILGLPVAADAKLTSLFVLEPRPYFWQLFSPFGLLGGVVLVVLFLFHGALYLSLKTRGELHDRAKAFASKAGLVAIVGGAAFLVWQQFVHPTGWLGWVLLVLAALGLVSAWWFNNAGRDGIAFVSTAATILFVAVGIFTAMWPGLGFRDAAGAALSPLNVATASSTSYTLTLMTVAAVIFVPIVLAYTSWTYWVFRRRLSIENIPDEVAATA